Proteins co-encoded in one Astyanax mexicanus isolate ESR-SI-001 chromosome 1, AstMex3_surface, whole genome shotgun sequence genomic window:
- the klhl15 gene encoding kelch-like protein 15 isoform X2 yields MPVANQSRCLMAGDVEVYLSQVHDGSVSSGFRALYEERLLLDVTLLIEEHHFQAHKALLATQSDYFRVMFTADMRERDQDKIHMKGLTAAGFGHVLRFMYYGSLELSMPTVQEILQAAMYVQLTEAVEFCCSFLLAKICLENCAEVMRLLDDFSVGVEGVQEQLDAFLLENFVPLMSRPDFLSYLSLEKLMAYLDSDQLSRFPEIELYEAVQSWLRHDRRRWRHTDAVVQNLRFCLMTPTQVFEKVKTSEFYRYSRQLRQDVDQALNYFHAVNEQPLAETKANRIRSVRPQTAVFRGMIGHSMVNSKILLLHRPKVWWELEGPQVPLRPDCLAIVNNFAFLLGGEELGPDGEFHASSKVYRYDPRQNSWLRMADMSVPRSEFAVGVIGKFIYAVAGRTRDETFYSTERYDIAEDKWEFVDPYPVNKYGHEGTVLNGKLYITGGITSSSTSKQVCVFDPGREGASEHRTRRTPINCWENKSKMNYARCFHKMISHNGKLYVFGGVCVILRASFESQGCPSTEVYNPETDEWTILASMPIGRSGHGVAVLDKQIMVLGGLCYNGHYSDSILTFDPEENKWKEDEYPRMPCKLDGLQVCSLHFPEYVLEHVRRCS; encoded by the exons ATGCCCGtggccaatcagag TAGGTGCCTGATGGCGGGAGATGTAGAGGTGTACCTTTCGCAGGTACATGATGGGAGCGTGTCCTCGGGCTTCCGAGCCCTGTACGAGGAAcgcctgctgctggatgtcacaCTGCTGATAGAAGAGCACCACTTCCAG GCGCACAAGGCCCTGCTGGCCACGCAGAGTGACTACTTTCGGGTCATGTTCACGGCAGACATGCGGGAGCGAGACCAGGACAAGATCCACATGAAGGGGCTGACGGCAGCCGGGTTCGGTCATGTTCTCCGCTTCATGTACTACGGCTCCCTGGAGCTGAGCATGCCTACGGTGCAGGAGATCCTACAGGCCGCCATGTATGTACAACTCACTGAGGCCGTGGAGTTCTGCTGCTCCTTCCTTCTGGCTAAGATCTGCCTGGAGAACTGTGCCGAGGTCATGCGTCTGCTGGATGACTTCAGCGTGGGTGTGGAGGGCGTGCAGGAGCAGCTGGATGCCTTTCTGCTGGAGAACTTTGTGCCACTGATGAGTCGACCTGACTTTCTGTCCTACCTGAGCCTGGAGAAGCTGATGGCGTACCTGGACAGTGACCAGCTCAGCCGGTTTCCTGAGATAGAGCTGTACGAGGCTGTGCAGTCCTGGTTACGGCACGACCGGCGTCGCTGGAGACACACGGACGCTGTGGTACAGAACCTGCGCTTCTGCCTCATGACCCCCACACAAGTGTTTGAAAAG GTGAAGACCTCTGAGTTTTATCGTTACTCCCGCCAGTTGAGGCAAGATGTGGACCAGGCGCTGAACTACTTTCATGCTGTGAACGAGCAGCCGTTGGCTGAAACCAAGGCGAACCGTATCCGGTCGGTACGGCCGCAGACAGCCGTATTTCGGGGCATGATCGGCCACAGCATGGTGAACAGCAAGATCCTGCTTCTGCATCGACCAAAAGTGTGGTGGGAACTGGAGGGTCCGCAGGTGCCTCTTCGCCCAGACTGCTTGGCTATTGTCAACAACTTCGCTTTTCTGCTGGGAGGGGAGGAGCTTGGACCGGATGGAGAGTTTCACGCCTCGTCCAAGGTGTACCGATATGACCCCAGGCAAAACTCCTGGCTAAGGATGGCTGACATGTCTGTGCCGAGATCGGAGTTTGCTGTTGGTGTTATTGGAAAGTTCATTTACGCTGTGGCAGGTCGCACACGGGACGAAACGTTTTACTCCACGGAGCGTTATGACATTGCGGAGGACAAGTGGGAATTTGTTGACCCGTATCCAGTCAACAAGTACGGTCATGAAGGCACAGTACTGAACGGCAAACTCTACATCACTGGCGGCATCACCTCGTCCTCCACCTCCAAACAGGTGTGTGTTTTTGACCCTGGGCGTGAAGGGGCATCTGAGCACCGTACACGCCGAACTCCCATCAACTGCTGGGAAAACAAATCCAAGATGAACTACGCTCGCTGCTTCCACAAAATGATCTCCCACAATGGGAAGCTTTATGTGTTTGGCGGAGTGTGCGTTATTCTGCGAGCGTCATTCGAGTCGCAGGGCTGTCCGTCAACGGAAGTGTACAATCCGGAAACGGATGAGTGGACCATCCTGGCATCCATGCCTATCGGCCGTAGTGGCCACGGAGTGGCGGTCCTGGACAAACAGATCATGGTGCTGGGTGGACTTTGCTACAATGGCCATTACAGCGACTCAATACTGACCTTTGATCCTGAGGAGAACAAGTGGAAGGAGGACGAGTATCCCAGAATGCCTTGCAAACTGGACGGTCTGCAGGTGTGCAGCTTACACTTCCCAGAGTACGTACTCGAACATGTCAGACGCTGCAGCTGA
- the klhl15 gene encoding kelch-like protein 15 isoform X1, producing MSEGPRAAWSKRGCAESHRREQGKHKQRKCERPLSTLSAKPSIGQEAAKSRCLMAGDVEVYLSQVHDGSVSSGFRALYEERLLLDVTLLIEEHHFQAHKALLATQSDYFRVMFTADMRERDQDKIHMKGLTAAGFGHVLRFMYYGSLELSMPTVQEILQAAMYVQLTEAVEFCCSFLLAKICLENCAEVMRLLDDFSVGVEGVQEQLDAFLLENFVPLMSRPDFLSYLSLEKLMAYLDSDQLSRFPEIELYEAVQSWLRHDRRRWRHTDAVVQNLRFCLMTPTQVFEKVKTSEFYRYSRQLRQDVDQALNYFHAVNEQPLAETKANRIRSVRPQTAVFRGMIGHSMVNSKILLLHRPKVWWELEGPQVPLRPDCLAIVNNFAFLLGGEELGPDGEFHASSKVYRYDPRQNSWLRMADMSVPRSEFAVGVIGKFIYAVAGRTRDETFYSTERYDIAEDKWEFVDPYPVNKYGHEGTVLNGKLYITGGITSSSTSKQVCVFDPGREGASEHRTRRTPINCWENKSKMNYARCFHKMISHNGKLYVFGGVCVILRASFESQGCPSTEVYNPETDEWTILASMPIGRSGHGVAVLDKQIMVLGGLCYNGHYSDSILTFDPEENKWKEDEYPRMPCKLDGLQVCSLHFPEYVLEHVRRCS from the exons ATGTCGGAGGGACCCCGGGCTGCGTGGTCGAAGCGGGGCTGCGCGGAGTCCCACCGCCGAG AGCAGGGGAAGCACAAGCAAAGGAAATGTGAGCGGCCCCTCAGCACGCTGTCAGCGAAGCCGTCGATCGGCCAGGAGGCCGCCAAAAG TAGGTGCCTGATGGCGGGAGATGTAGAGGTGTACCTTTCGCAGGTACATGATGGGAGCGTGTCCTCGGGCTTCCGAGCCCTGTACGAGGAAcgcctgctgctggatgtcacaCTGCTGATAGAAGAGCACCACTTCCAG GCGCACAAGGCCCTGCTGGCCACGCAGAGTGACTACTTTCGGGTCATGTTCACGGCAGACATGCGGGAGCGAGACCAGGACAAGATCCACATGAAGGGGCTGACGGCAGCCGGGTTCGGTCATGTTCTCCGCTTCATGTACTACGGCTCCCTGGAGCTGAGCATGCCTACGGTGCAGGAGATCCTACAGGCCGCCATGTATGTACAACTCACTGAGGCCGTGGAGTTCTGCTGCTCCTTCCTTCTGGCTAAGATCTGCCTGGAGAACTGTGCCGAGGTCATGCGTCTGCTGGATGACTTCAGCGTGGGTGTGGAGGGCGTGCAGGAGCAGCTGGATGCCTTTCTGCTGGAGAACTTTGTGCCACTGATGAGTCGACCTGACTTTCTGTCCTACCTGAGCCTGGAGAAGCTGATGGCGTACCTGGACAGTGACCAGCTCAGCCGGTTTCCTGAGATAGAGCTGTACGAGGCTGTGCAGTCCTGGTTACGGCACGACCGGCGTCGCTGGAGACACACGGACGCTGTGGTACAGAACCTGCGCTTCTGCCTCATGACCCCCACACAAGTGTTTGAAAAG GTGAAGACCTCTGAGTTTTATCGTTACTCCCGCCAGTTGAGGCAAGATGTGGACCAGGCGCTGAACTACTTTCATGCTGTGAACGAGCAGCCGTTGGCTGAAACCAAGGCGAACCGTATCCGGTCGGTACGGCCGCAGACAGCCGTATTTCGGGGCATGATCGGCCACAGCATGGTGAACAGCAAGATCCTGCTTCTGCATCGACCAAAAGTGTGGTGGGAACTGGAGGGTCCGCAGGTGCCTCTTCGCCCAGACTGCTTGGCTATTGTCAACAACTTCGCTTTTCTGCTGGGAGGGGAGGAGCTTGGACCGGATGGAGAGTTTCACGCCTCGTCCAAGGTGTACCGATATGACCCCAGGCAAAACTCCTGGCTAAGGATGGCTGACATGTCTGTGCCGAGATCGGAGTTTGCTGTTGGTGTTATTGGAAAGTTCATTTACGCTGTGGCAGGTCGCACACGGGACGAAACGTTTTACTCCACGGAGCGTTATGACATTGCGGAGGACAAGTGGGAATTTGTTGACCCGTATCCAGTCAACAAGTACGGTCATGAAGGCACAGTACTGAACGGCAAACTCTACATCACTGGCGGCATCACCTCGTCCTCCACCTCCAAACAGGTGTGTGTTTTTGACCCTGGGCGTGAAGGGGCATCTGAGCACCGTACACGCCGAACTCCCATCAACTGCTGGGAAAACAAATCCAAGATGAACTACGCTCGCTGCTTCCACAAAATGATCTCCCACAATGGGAAGCTTTATGTGTTTGGCGGAGTGTGCGTTATTCTGCGAGCGTCATTCGAGTCGCAGGGCTGTCCGTCAACGGAAGTGTACAATCCGGAAACGGATGAGTGGACCATCCTGGCATCCATGCCTATCGGCCGTAGTGGCCACGGAGTGGCGGTCCTGGACAAACAGATCATGGTGCTGGGTGGACTTTGCTACAATGGCCATTACAGCGACTCAATACTGACCTTTGATCCTGAGGAGAACAAGTGGAAGGAGGACGAGTATCCCAGAATGCCTTGCAAACTGGACGGTCTGCAGGTGTGCAGCTTACACTTCCCAGAGTACGTACTCGAACATGTCAGACGCTGCAGCTGA
- the klhl15 gene encoding kelch-like protein 15 isoform X3 translates to MAGDVEVYLSQVHDGSVSSGFRALYEERLLLDVTLLIEEHHFQAHKALLATQSDYFRVMFTADMRERDQDKIHMKGLTAAGFGHVLRFMYYGSLELSMPTVQEILQAAMYVQLTEAVEFCCSFLLAKICLENCAEVMRLLDDFSVGVEGVQEQLDAFLLENFVPLMSRPDFLSYLSLEKLMAYLDSDQLSRFPEIELYEAVQSWLRHDRRRWRHTDAVVQNLRFCLMTPTQVFEKVKTSEFYRYSRQLRQDVDQALNYFHAVNEQPLAETKANRIRSVRPQTAVFRGMIGHSMVNSKILLLHRPKVWWELEGPQVPLRPDCLAIVNNFAFLLGGEELGPDGEFHASSKVYRYDPRQNSWLRMADMSVPRSEFAVGVIGKFIYAVAGRTRDETFYSTERYDIAEDKWEFVDPYPVNKYGHEGTVLNGKLYITGGITSSSTSKQVCVFDPGREGASEHRTRRTPINCWENKSKMNYARCFHKMISHNGKLYVFGGVCVILRASFESQGCPSTEVYNPETDEWTILASMPIGRSGHGVAVLDKQIMVLGGLCYNGHYSDSILTFDPEENKWKEDEYPRMPCKLDGLQVCSLHFPEYVLEHVRRCS, encoded by the exons ATGGCGGGAGATGTAGAGGTGTACCTTTCGCAGGTACATGATGGGAGCGTGTCCTCGGGCTTCCGAGCCCTGTACGAGGAAcgcctgctgctggatgtcacaCTGCTGATAGAAGAGCACCACTTCCAG GCGCACAAGGCCCTGCTGGCCACGCAGAGTGACTACTTTCGGGTCATGTTCACGGCAGACATGCGGGAGCGAGACCAGGACAAGATCCACATGAAGGGGCTGACGGCAGCCGGGTTCGGTCATGTTCTCCGCTTCATGTACTACGGCTCCCTGGAGCTGAGCATGCCTACGGTGCAGGAGATCCTACAGGCCGCCATGTATGTACAACTCACTGAGGCCGTGGAGTTCTGCTGCTCCTTCCTTCTGGCTAAGATCTGCCTGGAGAACTGTGCCGAGGTCATGCGTCTGCTGGATGACTTCAGCGTGGGTGTGGAGGGCGTGCAGGAGCAGCTGGATGCCTTTCTGCTGGAGAACTTTGTGCCACTGATGAGTCGACCTGACTTTCTGTCCTACCTGAGCCTGGAGAAGCTGATGGCGTACCTGGACAGTGACCAGCTCAGCCGGTTTCCTGAGATAGAGCTGTACGAGGCTGTGCAGTCCTGGTTACGGCACGACCGGCGTCGCTGGAGACACACGGACGCTGTGGTACAGAACCTGCGCTTCTGCCTCATGACCCCCACACAAGTGTTTGAAAAG GTGAAGACCTCTGAGTTTTATCGTTACTCCCGCCAGTTGAGGCAAGATGTGGACCAGGCGCTGAACTACTTTCATGCTGTGAACGAGCAGCCGTTGGCTGAAACCAAGGCGAACCGTATCCGGTCGGTACGGCCGCAGACAGCCGTATTTCGGGGCATGATCGGCCACAGCATGGTGAACAGCAAGATCCTGCTTCTGCATCGACCAAAAGTGTGGTGGGAACTGGAGGGTCCGCAGGTGCCTCTTCGCCCAGACTGCTTGGCTATTGTCAACAACTTCGCTTTTCTGCTGGGAGGGGAGGAGCTTGGACCGGATGGAGAGTTTCACGCCTCGTCCAAGGTGTACCGATATGACCCCAGGCAAAACTCCTGGCTAAGGATGGCTGACATGTCTGTGCCGAGATCGGAGTTTGCTGTTGGTGTTATTGGAAAGTTCATTTACGCTGTGGCAGGTCGCACACGGGACGAAACGTTTTACTCCACGGAGCGTTATGACATTGCGGAGGACAAGTGGGAATTTGTTGACCCGTATCCAGTCAACAAGTACGGTCATGAAGGCACAGTACTGAACGGCAAACTCTACATCACTGGCGGCATCACCTCGTCCTCCACCTCCAAACAGGTGTGTGTTTTTGACCCTGGGCGTGAAGGGGCATCTGAGCACCGTACACGCCGAACTCCCATCAACTGCTGGGAAAACAAATCCAAGATGAACTACGCTCGCTGCTTCCACAAAATGATCTCCCACAATGGGAAGCTTTATGTGTTTGGCGGAGTGTGCGTTATTCTGCGAGCGTCATTCGAGTCGCAGGGCTGTCCGTCAACGGAAGTGTACAATCCGGAAACGGATGAGTGGACCATCCTGGCATCCATGCCTATCGGCCGTAGTGGCCACGGAGTGGCGGTCCTGGACAAACAGATCATGGTGCTGGGTGGACTTTGCTACAATGGCCATTACAGCGACTCAATACTGACCTTTGATCCTGAGGAGAACAAGTGGAAGGAGGACGAGTATCCCAGAATGCCTTGCAAACTGGACGGTCTGCAGGTGTGCAGCTTACACTTCCCAGAGTACGTACTCGAACATGTCAGACGCTGCAGCTGA
- the eif2s3 gene encoding eukaryotic translation initiation factor 2 subunit 3 gives MAGDEGVTLGQPHLAKQDLSTLDVSKLSPLSQEIISRQATINIGTIGHVAHGKSTVVKAISGVHTVRFKNELERNITIKLGYANAKVYKLDDPSCPRPECYRSCGSSTPDEFPTDIPGTKGSFKLVRHVSFVDCPGHDILMATMLNGAAVMDAALLLIAGNESCPQPQTSEHLAAIEIMKLKHILILQNKIDLVKESQAKEQYEQILAFVQGTVAEGAPIIPISAQLKYNIEVVCEYIVNKIPVPIRDFISEPRLIVIRSFDVNKPGCEVDDLKGGVAGGSILKGVLKVGQELEVRPGIVSKDHEGKLMCKPIFSKIVSLFAEHNDLQYAAPGGLIGVGTKIDPTLCRADRMVGQVLGAVGALPEIFTELEISYFLLRRLLGVRTEGDKKAAKVQKLSKNEVLMVNIGSLSTGGRVSAVKADLAKIVLTNPVCTEVGEKIALSRRVEKHWRLIGWGQIRRGVTITPTVDDD, from the exons ATGGCGGGTGATGAGGGAGTAACGCTGGGTCAGCCGCATCTGGCTAAACAAGACCTCAGCACTCTA GATGTGAGCAAATTGTCTCCACTCTCACAAGAGATCATCAGCAGACAAGCCACAATCAACATAG GAACGATCGGTCATGTGGCCCACGGGAAGTCTACAGTGGTGAAGGCAATTTCTGGAGTGCACACTGTCCGATTCAAGAATGAGCTGGAGAGGAATATTACTATCAAGCTGGGCTATGCTAACGCTAAG GTGTATAAACTGGATGACCCCAGCTGCCCGCGGCCAGAGTGTTACAGGTCATGTGGCAGCAGCACTCCTGATGAATTCCCCACAGACATTCCTGGCACCAAAGGCAGCTTCAAATTAGTTAG ACATGTCTCATTTGTTGATTGCCCGGGTCACGACATTTTGATGGCCACTATGCTTAACGGTGCTGCTGTTATGGATGCTGCTCTCCTCCTGATtg CTGGTAATGAATCGTGCCCTCAGCCTCAGACGTCGGAGCATCTGGCTGCTATTGAAATCATGAAGTTAAAGCATATCCTCATCCTGCAGAATAAGATCGACTTGGTCAAAGAGAGTCAAGCCAAAGAGCAGTATGAACAAATCTTGGCTTTTGTTCAGG GCACAGTGGCGGAAGGTGCTCCAATCATCCCAATTTCAGCCCAGCTAAAGTACAACATTGAGGTGGTGTGCGAGTACATTGTAAATAAGATTCCTGTGCCTATTCGAGACTTCATCTCCGAACCTAGACTTATTG TTATCAGGTCATTTGACGTCAATAAGCCTGGCTGTGAAGTGGACGACCTGAAGGGAGGTGTAGCTGGAGGCAGTATCCTGAAAGGAGTGCTGAAG GTGGGACAAGAGCTTGAGGTCAGACCAGGTATTGTTTCTAAGGACCATGAAGGGAAGCTTATGTGCAAACCCATTTTCTCCAAGATTGTGTCTCTGTTTGCTGAGCACAACGACCTCCAGTACGCTGCACCCGGTGGCCTTATTG GTGTAGGCACCAAAATTGACCCAACGCTGTGCAGAGCGGACCGAATGGTGGGGCAGGTGCTCGGTGCGGTGGGGGCCCTCCCTGAAATTTTCACTGAGCTGGAGATCTCGTACTTCCTTTTGAGGAGACTTCTTGGTGTCCGCACTGAAGGAGACAAGAAAGCAGCAAAG GTTCAGAAGCTGTCAAAGAATGAGGTTCTGATGGTCAACATTGGATCTTTGTCGACGGGAGGCCGTGTGAGTGCAGTAAAGGCTGATTTGGCCAAGATTGTGCTCACTAACCCTGTGTGCACCGAGGTGGGAGAGAAGATTGCCCTGAGTCGCAGAGTTGAGAAACATTGGCG tCTGATTGGCTGGGGTCAGATCAGGAGAGGAGTGACCATCACGCCAACTGTGGATGACGATTGA